A genomic stretch from Phycisphaerae bacterium includes:
- a CDS encoding serine hydrolase domain-containing protein has translation MFSATPSSLGQSDSPSIQDENALPAIVLPPAVTSESRGPGDSDQDGLPDEQDSCPAVSFAPEFKACNCAAMDLNPSNDPQPECQARERVAQMLVGPNGGILVTRMAFAVVTNGELHFADAFTYLGAGQYEHDPEGVHRLYRIGSTTKPMTAVAAKVLEEAGQLSLSDFVNDDDATQEFVGGQRTLGQLMTHRGAFKVDNGAIHLFCYPNGLSAFWLEPDDLISPHYNSAVYGNLGGGYNYSAFNYSLAGAYLANRTGLPFQHILQTRIFDLAGMCTASLDGQRAKNSTIGAGPGISQAAVMHVGPYINLVSPTDPLCEDNFYSSNDVYGQSSYSWQYYQLDEAAAEPRDPAGGVIASAIDLAHFAESLLASYHGTGGLLSPAGIRQLWEATSDLGCGSGCPYERYYGTGFFTNSLPGQSVTQVGHGGSRGGYATAFVLRPEANTAVCILSNADLSTVALSNLAKTILDDFEAAASWGDLDLTSFVNVLIGTDLNPAHMVNADKNCDGAANGQDIELYVRHVLGLSN, from the coding sequence GTGTTTTCAGCAACTCCCTCCTCGCTTGGGCAGTCAGATTCGCCGAGCATCCAAGACGAAAACGCACTTCCCGCCATCGTTTTGCCGCCCGCCGTCACCAGTGAATCGCGCGGCCCCGGCGACTCCGACCAGGACGGCCTGCCCGACGAACAGGATTCCTGCCCGGCGGTGAGCTTTGCGCCGGAGTTCAAAGCGTGCAACTGCGCCGCCATGGATCTGAACCCGAGCAACGATCCTCAACCCGAGTGCCAAGCGCGGGAGCGCGTCGCCCAGATGCTGGTGGGCCCGAATGGCGGCATCCTTGTCACGCGTATGGCCTTTGCCGTGGTGACGAACGGTGAGTTGCATTTCGCCGACGCCTTCACCTATCTGGGAGCGGGCCAGTATGAGCACGATCCTGAAGGGGTCCACCGACTTTATCGCATCGGATCGACTACCAAGCCGATGACGGCGGTCGCCGCCAAGGTCCTCGAAGAGGCCGGGCAGTTGTCGCTGTCCGATTTCGTCAACGACGACGACGCGACTCAGGAATTCGTCGGCGGGCAGCGGACGCTCGGCCAGCTCATGACTCACCGGGGCGCGTTCAAGGTGGACAACGGCGCGATTCACCTGTTCTGTTATCCCAACGGCCTGTCGGCGTTCTGGTTGGAGCCCGATGATCTCATCTCGCCGCATTACAACAGCGCCGTCTACGGCAACCTCGGAGGCGGCTACAACTACTCCGCGTTCAACTACTCGCTCGCGGGCGCGTATTTGGCCAATCGCACGGGGCTGCCGTTTCAGCATATCCTCCAGACGCGGATCTTTGATCTCGCGGGAATGTGTACCGCATCGCTCGACGGGCAGCGCGCCAAGAACTCCACCATCGGGGCCGGCCCGGGTATTTCGCAGGCCGCGGTGATGCACGTCGGCCCTTATATCAACCTGGTGAGCCCGACTGACCCGCTGTGCGAGGATAATTTCTACAGCAGCAACGACGTGTACGGGCAATCGTCTTATTCGTGGCAATACTATCAACTCGACGAGGCGGCCGCCGAGCCGCGCGATCCGGCAGGCGGAGTGATTGCGTCGGCCATCGACCTGGCGCATTTCGCTGAGTCACTGCTCGCCAGTTATCACGGCACGGGAGGGTTACTTTCCCCCGCCGGTATCCGGCAGCTCTGGGAGGCGACGAGCGACCTGGGCTGCGGCTCCGGCTGTCCGTATGAACGCTATTATGGAACCGGCTTCTTTACCAATTCGCTTCCCGGCCAGTCCGTCACGCAAGTCGGACATGGTGGAAGCCGCGGGGGCTACGCGACGGCGTTTGTGCTCCGGCCCGAGGCGAACACTGCCGTCTGCATTCTCAGCAACGCCGATCTGAGCACAGTCGCACTTTCGAACCTGGCCAAGACCATTCTGGACGACTTCGAGGCCGCGGCCTCATGGGGCGATCTCGATCTGACATCCTTCGTCAATGTCCTGATCGGAACCGACCTGAATCCGGCCCACATGGTAAATGCGGACAAGAACTGTGACGGTGCCGCCAACGGACAGGACATCGAACTCTACGTCCGCCACGTCCTCGGCCTTTCCAACTAG
- a CDS encoding pyruvate flavodoxin/ferredoxin oxidoreductase, which translates to MREFITGNQAIVRGALRAGCNYFAGYPITPASSILTEFVHAFEDGRGVAIQTEDEIAAIGQCIGAAMAGAKALTASSGPGLSLYSENIGLAQMGEVPLVIVDCQRMGPATGGATATGEGDVMFARYVSGGGYPLPVLAATDAATAYALTYRAFNIAERLRTPVIVLASKDISMTRQTVDLEAVNLPERVDRTVATNHQPFHSYDFKDLPDIPAFLPIGASRQVRFTGSIHDQDGLITTDRSRVARTLSHLREKIERNAGALELVRWDKDADARTLIVSYGLADGAARVAVAQARARGIGVANLTLLSLWPVPEAALRTAAGPRIQRVIVPELNVGLYVNEIRRVLPHVQVQSILRFDGGLISPQTILDAVTGVPKASVAAEWSVPCRCS; encoded by the coding sequence ATGCGGGAGTTCATCACCGGTAATCAGGCGATCGTGCGCGGTGCGCTACGCGCCGGGTGCAACTATTTCGCCGGGTATCCCATCACCCCGGCCAGCTCGATCCTCACGGAATTCGTCCATGCATTCGAGGATGGTCGCGGCGTCGCCATCCAAACGGAAGACGAGATCGCCGCCATCGGGCAGTGCATCGGGGCCGCCATGGCCGGTGCGAAGGCGCTCACGGCGTCCAGCGGGCCCGGACTGAGCCTTTACAGTGAGAACATCGGCCTGGCGCAGATGGGAGAAGTCCCGCTCGTCATCGTCGATTGCCAACGCATGGGCCCGGCGACCGGCGGAGCGACCGCGACCGGCGAGGGCGACGTCATGTTCGCCCGATACGTGTCGGGCGGGGGCTATCCGTTGCCGGTGCTTGCGGCGACGGATGCGGCCACGGCGTACGCACTGACCTACCGCGCGTTCAACATCGCCGAGCGCCTCCGCACTCCGGTCATCGTCCTCGCCTCCAAGGATATTTCCATGACGCGACAAACGGTCGATCTCGAGGCCGTCAACCTGCCGGAGCGCGTCGATCGCACGGTGGCGACGAATCACCAGCCGTTTCATTCCTACGACTTCAAGGACCTCCCGGACATACCGGCTTTTTTGCCGATCGGCGCGAGCCGGCAAGTGCGGTTCACCGGCTCGATCCATGATCAAGACGGGCTTATCACAACCGATCGGTCGCGCGTTGCCCGGACACTGTCTCATCTGCGTGAGAAGATCGAGCGGAATGCCGGCGCACTGGAACTGGTGCGCTGGGACAAGGACGCGGACGCGCGCACGTTGATTGTCTCATATGGCCTGGCGGACGGGGCCGCCCGTGTCGCCGTGGCGCAGGCCCGGGCGCGGGGCATCGGCGTAGCGAACCTGACGCTCTTGAGCCTATGGCCCGTACCGGAGGCAGCCCTGCGGACGGCGGCCGGGCCGCGCATCCAACGCGTCATCGTTCCGGAACTGAATGTGGGCCTTTATGTGAATGAAATTCGGCGAGTGCTCCCCCACGTCCAGGTGCAATCTATCCTCCGCTTCGACGGCGGCCTCATTTCACCCCAGACGATATTGGACGCCGTCACCGGTGTACCGAAAGCAAGCGTTGCCGCGGAATGGAGCGTGCCATGTCGATGCTCCTAG
- a CDS encoding thiolase domain-containing protein (Catalyzes the synthesis of acetoacetyl coenzyme A from two molecules of acetyl coenzyme A. It can also act as a thiolase, catalyzing the reverse reaction and generating two-carbon units from the four-carbon product of fatty acid oxidation), protein MIKFGAGNLRIPRFEKPVFVVAGGLTDYRKRYPEKNTSQLCMEALRMAVEENELKATPEQFRRMVNWCVYSQFADHFGDQLLAAAKVHDYLGFDPLGNIEVKTGGATGGSAVLAAAQAIASGYATCVPVVGWERMDEVSTKVGNSYIASAACKDFESELGWMYASYYALMAQRYQYENRVPRETLAKIACKNHDYARFSPYSQNPGKYTVEDVLKNEIVSDPLSYLECCVMSVGAAVLILADEETANQLTDHPVRLSAICGGTHTLRTADRRNMPILRLPNETDETYKEYFGGRRMEWPGFSSFLAARTAAYLAYNMAGIKDPVEDFDLLETHDAFTISDIQTYEDIGLRPYGRGREFIESGDAYYEGRLPTNLSGGLIGTMHAVGATGIFQMVEVLWQLRGQWAKFHADPERWARYGKKKPADFRDLQVKNPRRGCAISHAGTGSHVTVAVLEQP, encoded by the coding sequence ATGATCAAATTCGGCGCTGGGAACCTGCGTATCCCGCGGTTCGAAAAGCCTGTCTTCGTGGTGGCGGGCGGATTGACGGATTATCGAAAGCGCTATCCTGAAAAGAACACCAGCCAGTTGTGCATGGAAGCGCTGCGGATGGCGGTGGAGGAAAACGAGTTGAAGGCCACGCCGGAGCAATTCCGTCGGATGGTCAACTGGTGCGTCTATTCGCAGTTCGCCGACCACTTCGGCGATCAGCTCCTTGCCGCCGCAAAGGTCCACGACTATCTCGGGTTCGACCCCTTGGGCAACATCGAGGTGAAGACCGGTGGCGCGACCGGCGGTTCGGCCGTGCTCGCGGCCGCGCAGGCCATCGCCTCCGGCTATGCGACCTGCGTGCCGGTCGTCGGCTGGGAGCGGATGGACGAAGTTTCCACCAAAGTCGGCAACTCTTACATCGCCAGCGCCGCATGCAAGGACTTCGAGAGCGAACTCGGCTGGATGTACGCCAGTTATTACGCCTTGATGGCGCAGCGCTACCAATACGAGAATCGCGTCCCTCGCGAAACGCTGGCCAAGATCGCCTGCAAGAACCACGACTACGCCCGCTTTTCCCCTTACTCCCAGAACCCCGGCAAGTACACGGTCGAGGACGTCTTGAAAAACGAAATCGTCTCCGACCCGCTCTCTTATTTGGAATGCTGCGTGATGAGCGTGGGTGCGGCCGTATTGATTCTGGCCGACGAGGAAACGGCCAATCAACTGACCGATCATCCCGTCCGCTTGTCGGCCATCTGTGGCGGGACGCATACGCTTCGCACCGCCGACCGACGCAACATGCCGATTCTGCGATTACCGAACGAGACGGACGAAACCTACAAAGAGTACTTCGGGGGCCGGCGTATGGAATGGCCCGGCTTCAGCTCGTTCCTGGCAGCGCGGACGGCCGCCTATCTGGCCTACAACATGGCGGGCATCAAGGACCCCGTCGAGGACTTCGACCTCCTCGAAACGCACGATGCCTTCACCATCAGCGATATCCAGACTTACGAGGACATCGGCCTCCGCCCCTACGGTCGCGGCCGCGAGTTCATCGAATCCGGCGATGCGTATTACGAAGGCCGCCTGCCGACCAACCTCTCTGGCGGTCTGATCGGCACGATGCACGCCGTCGGGGCCACGGGCATCTTCCAAATGGTCGAAGTGCTCTGGCAGTTGAGGGGCCAATGGGCCAAGTTCCACGCCGACCCGGAACGCTGGGCGCGCTATGGCAAGAAGAAACCGGCGGACTTCCGTGATTTGCAGGTCAAGAACCCGCGGCGCGGGTGCGCGATCTCTCATGCGGGAACGGGAAGCCACGTCACCGTCGCGGTCCTGGAGCAACCTTGA
- a CDS encoding thiamine pyrophosphate-dependent enzyme, with the protein MSMLLADRAQMCYCPGCSHSPILERLAAALQRNNRAPSDVCVVTDIGCIGTADRYFDCHTFHGLHGRSITYAEGIKRARPELTVIVLIGDGGCGIGTAHLVHAARRNADITVVVANNFNFGMTGGQQSPTTPEDAWTLTTPADRAETPFDLCRTAAVSGAAFVARCSALEDRATDYLEAAIRTPGFAIVDLWELCVAYFVPFNKLNPKKLSELSDRLQMPFGVFQNNPATLNAALTREKRPPKKTPINSTISLPWPGRREICIAGSAGQRIRSAAGTIGEIAVASGLFAAQQDDFPITVRKGHSISNLIIDTQPIEYTGVDRPDLVVLLSQEGADRAKIQDCVHDGSRLMTDAQIRLPETSATKTTFSLHDIERQAGRNTAALAALTQGLIATGWIAPERLLASAEASLHGPYRDENLTAIRIAVDSAKVVADSRRSPTQPQGAVS; encoded by the coding sequence ATGTCGATGCTCCTAGCCGATCGTGCGCAAATGTGCTACTGCCCGGGATGTTCCCACAGCCCGATTCTGGAACGTCTGGCAGCCGCCCTGCAACGAAACAATCGCGCACCCAGCGACGTTTGTGTGGTGACGGACATCGGCTGCATTGGCACCGCCGATCGGTATTTCGATTGCCATACTTTTCACGGTCTGCACGGCCGCAGCATCACCTACGCCGAGGGGATCAAGCGGGCCCGTCCCGAACTCACGGTGATCGTCCTTATTGGCGATGGCGGCTGCGGGATCGGTACGGCGCATCTGGTCCATGCCGCCCGACGGAATGCGGACATTACCGTTGTCGTGGCCAACAACTTCAACTTCGGCATGACCGGCGGTCAGCAGTCGCCCACCACGCCGGAAGACGCCTGGACGTTGACCACGCCGGCGGACCGCGCCGAGACGCCCTTCGACCTCTGCCGCACCGCCGCAGTCAGCGGCGCCGCGTTCGTGGCCCGGTGCAGCGCGTTGGAAGACCGTGCGACCGACTACCTGGAGGCGGCCATTCGAACGCCGGGCTTCGCCATCGTGGACCTCTGGGAATTGTGTGTCGCGTACTTCGTACCGTTCAACAAGCTCAATCCGAAAAAGCTATCGGAGCTTTCGGATCGGCTCCAAATGCCGTTCGGCGTATTTCAGAACAACCCGGCGACTCTTAACGCGGCGCTGACCCGCGAAAAACGCCCGCCGAAAAAGACGCCGATAAACTCGACCATCTCGTTACCGTGGCCCGGCCGCAGGGAAATCTGCATCGCCGGGTCGGCCGGCCAGCGCATCCGCTCGGCGGCGGGCACAATTGGAGAGATTGCCGTCGCCAGCGGCCTCTTTGCCGCACAGCAGGACGATTTTCCGATTACCGTTCGGAAGGGACATTCCATCTCCAATCTCATCATCGATACGCAGCCGATCGAGTACACCGGCGTCGATCGCCCCGATCTCGTTGTGCTCTTGAGTCAGGAAGGGGCCGACCGCGCAAAAATCCAGGATTGTGTTCACGATGGAAGCCGGCTGATGACCGATGCCCAGATTCGCCTGCCCGAGACTTCCGCAACAAAAACGACCTTCTCGCTTCACGACATCGAACGCCAGGCGGGACGGAACACGGCGGCTTTGGCGGCGCTGACGCAAGGATTGATTGCGACCGGCTGGATCGCGCCCGAGCGGCTTCTGGCGTCAGCCGAGGCGTCCCTGCACGGTCCATATCGCGACGAAAATCTCACGGCTATTCGTATTGCCGTCGATTCGGCGAAGGTTGTCGCCGACTCCCGCCGATCGCCAACGCAACCGCAAGGGGCTGTATCATGA
- a CDS encoding YbaK/EbsC family protein — protein MKLETVLQDRKIPYEKKTHHSAFTSQELAAAEHVSGYNVAKPVLVKCDHGYAMCVLAACDRLDLRRAAGALHEKGVELATEREMKDIFPDCEIGAEPPVGRLFNLRTVMDERLCLDDFLVMQAGTHTESVKLRREDWERLCEPIKARIAT, from the coding sequence ATGAAACTCGAAACCGTACTTCAAGACAGAAAAATCCCTTACGAAAAGAAGACCCATCACTCGGCCTTCACCTCGCAAGAGCTCGCCGCGGCCGAGCACGTGTCGGGCTACAACGTCGCCAAACCGGTCCTGGTGAAGTGCGATCACGGCTATGCGATGTGCGTGCTCGCGGCGTGCGATCGGCTGGACCTGCGACGGGCCGCCGGCGCGCTGCACGAAAAAGGTGTGGAGCTGGCGACTGAGCGCGAGATGAAGGACATCTTCCCCGATTGCGAGATCGGCGCGGAGCCGCCGGTTGGCCGGCTGTTCAACCTGCGCACGGTCATGGACGAGCGCCTGTGCCTGGACGACTTCCTTGTGATGCAGGCGGGGACGCACACGGAATCGGTGAAGCTCCGCCGCGAGGACTGGGAACGGCTCTGCGAGCCGATCAAGGCGCGGATCGCCACCTGA
- a CDS encoding isocitrate lyase/phosphoenolpyruvate mutase family protein — MPDFSTQRTVFRRLHESGCFVMPNPWDIGTTLYLRKLGFKAVATTSAGFAFARGLPDSATVLSRDQVLGHIAEIVSAAAELSVNADFQSGYAADAEGVADSVRCCIETGVAGLSIEDATGDPERPLFDLAEAVDRLRAARAAIDASGTDMLLTARAECYLVGHPGPLRESIRRLQAYADAGADVLFAPGSREREDIRAVVAAAGPKPVNVLMSANTDLHVDDLVEMGVRRIRVGSALARAAWAGYARHRAKSDRSNLHIYVNF; from the coding sequence ATGCCCGATTTTTCGACCCAACGAACCGTTTTCAGAAGGCTCCACGAAAGCGGCTGTTTCGTCATGCCGAACCCGTGGGACATCGGCACGACGCTCTACCTCCGCAAACTGGGATTCAAGGCCGTCGCCACGACCAGCGCCGGCTTCGCCTTTGCGCGCGGGCTGCCGGACTCCGCGACGGTCCTCTCCCGCGACCAGGTTCTTGGCCACATCGCCGAAATCGTTTCCGCGGCGGCCGAGCTTTCCGTCAACGCCGATTTTCAATCCGGTTACGCGGCCGACGCCGAGGGCGTCGCCGACAGCGTGCGTTGCTGCATTGAGACGGGCGTTGCCGGTCTCTCTATTGAAGATGCCACCGGCGATCCGGAGCGTCCGCTGTTCGACCTCGCCGAGGCCGTGGATCGGTTGAGAGCGGCCCGCGCCGCCATTGACGCGTCCGGCACCGACATGCTCTTGACCGCGCGAGCGGAGTGTTACCTGGTCGGTCATCCTGGCCCCCTGCGCGAATCGATCCGCCGCCTGCAAGCGTATGCCGATGCTGGCGCCGACGTTCTCTTTGCCCCGGGCTCGCGCGAACGGGAGGACATTCGTGCGGTTGTCGCAGCGGCGGGTCCCAAACCGGTCAATGTCCTGATGAGCGCGAACACGGACCTGCACGTCGATGATCTTGTGGAGATGGGCGTTCGCCGGATCAGGGTGGGATCCGCCCTCGCCCGCGCAGCGTGGGCCGGCTACGCCCGTCATCGCGCCAAATCCGACCGATCAAATCTCCATATTTATGTAAACTTTTGA
- the larE gene encoding ATP-dependent sacrificial sulfur transferase LarE gives MESTAALSSPASVQEKLERLRAILRSLGRVAVAFSGGVDSTFVLKVAVDTLGRENVLAVTGASDSVAVTEMDDARRLAIQIGAEHVVIETREFEDANYLANPTNRCYYCKTQLYTRMAELLAPRGPFVIVNGTNADDLGDFRPGLTAASEHSVRAPCADVGLTKSEIRTLSAQIGLPTADKPAAPCLSSRVQYGEAITPEKLRMIESGEAFLRSLGLRECRVRHHDKLARIEVPADQITGLAAPEVRAKIDAAFREIGYHYVTLDLRGFRSGSMNEVIAFGRRQP, from the coding sequence ATGGAATCCACCGCCGCGCTGAGTAGCCCCGCCTCCGTTCAGGAGAAACTCGAACGCCTTAGAGCGATCCTGCGCTCGCTGGGCCGCGTCGCCGTAGCCTTCAGCGGGGGCGTCGATTCCACTTTTGTCCTGAAAGTCGCCGTCGACACCCTCGGCCGCGAAAACGTTCTGGCCGTCACAGGGGCCAGCGACAGTGTCGCCGTAACAGAGATGGACGACGCCCGGCGGCTCGCCATACAGATCGGCGCCGAGCACGTCGTCATCGAAACGCGCGAGTTCGAGGACGCCAACTACCTCGCCAATCCGACCAACCGGTGCTATTACTGCAAGACGCAACTCTACACCCGCATGGCCGAACTCCTCGCCCCGCGCGGTCCGTTCGTCATCGTGAACGGCACCAACGCCGATGACCTCGGCGACTTTCGCCCTGGTCTCACCGCCGCGAGTGAGCATTCCGTCCGCGCCCCGTGCGCCGACGTCGGTCTGACGAAATCGGAGATTCGCACGCTCTCGGCCCAGATAGGCCTGCCGACCGCTGACAAACCCGCCGCGCCCTGCCTCTCCAGCCGCGTGCAATACGGCGAGGCGATTACGCCCGAAAAACTCCGCATGATCGAAAGTGGCGAGGCGTTTCTGCGGTCGCTCGGCCTTCGCGAATGCCGGGTGCGGCACCATGACAAACTGGCCCGGATTGAAGTTCCCGCCGATCAAATCACCGGCCTCGCCGCACCGGAAGTCCGCGCGAAAATCGATGCCGCCTTCCGCGAGATCGGTTACCACTACGTCACCCTCGACCTCCGCGGCTTTCGCTCCGGGAGTATGAACGAGGTCATCGCTTTCGGCCGGCGCCAGCCATAG
- a CDS encoding cupin domain-containing protein, protein MIVDTCFPPFVETWSEAELAYEGLTGRVMKSPTGWTMFMAADCDVFVPEHRHGAQWGVVLAGSMDLTIAGETQTYRAGETHYIPAGVAHEAVLYAGWRGLYIFSREGLAEPLEPHHAGVHHR, encoded by the coding sequence ATGATTGTCGACACTTGTTTCCCGCCCTTTGTGGAGACCTGGTCGGAGGCCGAACTTGCCTACGAGGGCCTGACCGGTCGAGTGATGAAGAGTCCGACGGGCTGGACGATGTTCATGGCGGCGGATTGCGACGTCTTCGTCCCCGAACATCGCCACGGGGCGCAATGGGGCGTCGTGCTGGCTGGCTCGATGGACCTGACCATCGCCGGTGAGACGCAGACCTATCGTGCCGGTGAGACGCATTACATCCCCGCCGGCGTCGCCCATGAGGCCGTTCTCTACGCGGGCTGGCGCGGCCTCTACATTTTCTCACGCGAAGGACTCGCGGAACCCCTGGAGCCGCACCATGCGGGAGTTCATCACCGGTAA
- a CDS encoding OB-fold domain-containing protein: MAVKLNGTVAEVLNRDPLVIKNQKNWHHIHSYGGWGKFFQGLRESKLLATRCGNAECREKRLWLPPRCECPDCWHPMEWVEAPTKGRIYSFTTVLYPGELFRASTPCPLISVELDGVCTKLMSYLKEGEPRIGLPIRAVFNTKEPTNTILDLAWVPA, encoded by the coding sequence ATGGCGGTAAAGTTGAATGGCACGGTCGCGGAGGTTCTCAACCGGGATCCTCTCGTCATCAAGAACCAGAAGAACTGGCACCACATCCATAGCTACGGCGGGTGGGGGAAGTTCTTCCAGGGCCTGCGCGAGAGCAAGCTGCTGGCAACACGATGCGGGAATGCGGAATGCAGGGAGAAGCGGCTATGGCTGCCGCCGCGCTGCGAGTGCCCGGACTGCTGGCATCCGATGGAATGGGTCGAAGCGCCGACGAAGGGGCGAATCTATTCCTTCACGACGGTGCTCTACCCCGGAGAACTGTTCCGCGCCAGCACGCCGTGCCCATTAATCAGCGTCGAACTGGACGGCGTCTGCACCAAGTTGATGAGCTATCTCAAGGAAGGCGAGCCGCGGATTGGACTGCCCATCCGCGCCGTCTTCAATACCAAAGAGCCGACCAACACCATTCTCGATCTCGCCTGGGTGCCGGCCTGA
- a CDS encoding MEDS domain-containing protein — translation MTMKAKASRLASAFWGELSPSEHMVQIYDADATFLDSLEGFVCGGLCGGEGVIVIATAAHRTALADRLELRCIDVNAAADRDQYLTLDADEALAKFMLDEWPDELRFQEMMGDLLGRAGRGGRRVRAFGEMVARLWANGQCGATVRLEHLWQDLCQRRGFSLFCAYPRVGFTQSADAGMREVLAAHSRYIA, via the coding sequence ATGACTATGAAAGCAAAAGCCAGTAGGCTGGCCTCGGCTTTCTGGGGCGAACTCTCTCCCTCTGAGCACATGGTGCAGATCTATGACGCAGATGCTACATTTCTGGATTCACTGGAAGGTTTTGTCTGCGGTGGGCTATGCGGCGGCGAAGGTGTAATCGTTATCGCAACAGCTGCGCATCGTACCGCGTTGGCGGATCGGCTGGAATTGCGCTGCATCGACGTCAACGCGGCCGCCGACCGCGACCAGTATCTCACGTTGGACGCCGACGAAGCGCTGGCCAAGTTCATGCTCGACGAGTGGCCCGACGAGCTGCGTTTCCAGGAGATGATGGGCGATTTGCTTGGGCGCGCCGGGCGCGGCGGGCGGCGAGTGCGGGCATTCGGCGAAATGGTGGCCCGTCTGTGGGCCAACGGTCAGTGCGGCGCGACGGTGCGACTGGAGCACCTTTGGCAAGACTTGTGCCAGAGGCGCGGTTTCAGCCTGTTTTGCGCCTACCCGAGGGTTGGGTTCACGCAGTCTGCGGACGCCGGAATGCGCGAAGTGCTGGCGGCCCACTCTCGCTACATTGCCTAG